The Oligoflexus sp. genomic interval TCTTACACCAAAGCTCCTAAGAATCCTTTTTGGATACAGGATGGAGTGATGCGTATGGATCAGGCAGGGCTTCTCTCTTATGTGAAAAATCCGGTGCGCAGCCCCTATTTTAATGGACCTGAGCAGGGCATGATGGCATTCCCGTCCTTGGATGCCAAGGCCTTGCACGAAGTTCTAAAGCGCAAGACCCCAGGTTTCGGGCCTGATGATGAAATGCCTTCCGATATGGCTTCCGGTCAGAAAATTTGGGAAAGCAATTGTCGCAATTGCCACGCACCCGACGGACTGAAAAATGCACCGAGTGGACTCTACCTCAGCCACCTCTCGCCCTCGTGGGTTTGGCGCTATGCGAACGGACACGTAAAGAACCCCTATACGGCGCGGACTATGCCGACTTTTGCGATGAAAGAAGCCGAGGCCGCTTCACTTATCCAATACCTCCGACATGAAAAGAATCGGAAGGTCGAGAGGCTGGACCAGGAGGTCCAGGCGTTAGCGTTGTCATCACGAAATCCACAAAAAAAGCTGGAATTGAAACCCATGGCGATCACCTGGCTGCTCGACAAGATGCCCAGAGCGGCCTCATGCGTTCACTGCCACGATGGTGATCAACGTGCGGCGACACGTTTTCGGGCTACAAGGGAAGGCATCATCGACTATGTGCAAAAGAATGGCAGCGCCGAGCTCCTGACTCGTCTCAAAACGCGAAGCCTGGAAGTGAATACTGATGTCACAGCGTCACGACCCGGCATGCCGATGACACTGTCGCCGCTCCCGGATCAGCTCATTCAGTTGATGGAAACCTGGATGTCGCAATCGTGTCCTTTGGAAGATGGGCGCAAAGTTTGCGCGCGTCCCTAAAAAAAGAAACAAAGATAAAAAACTTTGCAATGTGCAGCACACGTTTGAGTCCCCAGTATGTTCTTGAAATTTACTAACGGAGTTTTTCATGACCTTGAATCGATTCGCTCAACAGTCACTGGTTTCCCTGGCATTGCTGGGATCCATTTCGCTCGAAGCCGCACCTATGGATCCACGGGATCGCGCTGCACCAGGTAGCTATTCCGAGTATGTGGCGAACACGTTTGCTCTCTTCGCTGATTCCGATGATGCCAAGATTGTCTATTATGTTCCTTTCAGCGGCGGCATTCGCGTTAAAGCACCCAGCTCCGCGGCTCCAATCCCCTCCTTTTCTGCAGCATCGTATACGCCAAGCTTTGGATTCTTCGCAGGTGAAGAATTAGTTTCTTTGGGTGGCACGATCACAACAACTTCGGACCTTGATGCCTTAGGCAAGCTGACAGCTGAAGCCAATGCCCAAGGCCTGAGAGCTTTGCCTCTTCCCGTCGAATCCGCTCAGGTGACGTTTCAATCGCGCGGTCGCGTAATGGAAAATGGCCGTGTTGATGTGCAGTGCGAGAAAGAGGAAATGAAAATCACCAAGGCGAATGGCGAGGAGCGTACTATTTCCGTTCCGAAGTGCTTCACGCGTCTGGATGCCAATGAACCCTATAAACTCGATACCAACATCATGTATGCCTTTTCGTCGACCTCGCTGGGTGACAAGGGTACGGCCGCTCGCGACGTCAGCTTCAGTGCCGTGCTTCTGCCGGGCTACAAAGATTATGTTGAATCCAAACTGATGAATGGCGCGTCCTGGGATGACGTCCTGGTGCCAAGCATTTCCTGGAAAGCCAGGACCGATAGAAAAAGTTACAAAGCTGACCTGATCGTGAACTGGGAACAGCTCTTCGAACGCGCTGAAGTTTTTGCGTCCTAC includes:
- a CDS encoding cytochrome c translates to MKNLWLGLYLILSSCVLHAAGLEQTLSECEGCHFEERTQAQQHFKNGLGQWTDRQCVGCHQETNEIGRNISDGKSDPRYYGLPLRREKLIKLNESPLSYTKAPKNPFWIQDGVMRMDQAGLLSYVKNPVRSPYFNGPEQGMMAFPSLDAKALHEVLKRKTPGFGPDDEMPSDMASGQKIWESNCRNCHAPDGLKNAPSGLYLSHLSPSWVWRYANGHVKNPYTARTMPTFAMKEAEAASLIQYLRHEKNRKVERLDQEVQALALSSRNPQKKLELKPMAITWLLDKMPRAASCVHCHDGDQRAATRFRATREGIIDYVQKNGSAELLTRLKTRSLEVNTDVTASRPGMPMTLSPLPDQLIQLMETWMSQSCPLEDGRKVCARP